A single window of Neosynechococcus sphagnicola sy1 DNA harbors:
- a CDS encoding DUF3386 domain-containing protein: MTTPLTARDLFRRAYENRYTWDRNFPGYTAEVQWKRGEAVASGTVRIHPDLSVEVMGVADETTQAEIQGQLREIVIHRVRRSFEDTHGKNSFEYGATDETGAVEILVSGKAMGDRYKVRNNEVCMVHRQIHGVVVTINTFSSQQTGTGYLSHRYDSVYHDGKTGVLKGASQFEDQYQPVGNYHILTRRVIQSQQDGQSITTEFAFSKVQILEPVAV; this comes from the coding sequence ATGACAACGCCCTTAACTGCCCGTGATTTGTTTCGACGGGCCTACGAAAATCGCTACACCTGGGATCGTAACTTCCCTGGTTATACCGCCGAGGTTCAATGGAAGCGGGGAGAAGCAGTTGCTTCCGGCACGGTGCGAATTCACCCAGACTTGAGTGTGGAGGTGATGGGGGTGGCGGATGAAACCACCCAGGCAGAGATTCAAGGACAGCTGCGGGAAATTGTGATTCACCGCGTGCGGCGCAGCTTTGAAGACACCCACGGCAAAAATAGCTTTGAGTATGGGGCAACGGATGAAACCGGAGCCGTAGAAATTTTAGTTTCTGGCAAGGCCATGGGCGATCGCTACAAAGTTCGCAACAACGAAGTCTGCATGGTGCATCGCCAGATTCACGGGGTCGTGGTGACCATCAACACCTTTAGCAGCCAGCAGACGGGGACTGGTTACCTCTCCCATCGCTATGACTCGGTATACCACGATGGCAAAACCGGAGTCCTCAAAGGTGCGAGCCAATTTGAAGACCAGTATCAGCCAGTGGGCAACTACCACATCCTCACCCGACGCGTGATTCAATCTCAGCAGGACGGTCAGTCAATCACCACGGAGTTTGCCTTCTCCAAGGTGCAGATCCTGGAACCCGTTGCCGTTTAG
- a CDS encoding beta strand repeat-containing protein, translating to MQLTGSGVTVPTQTGTTLVAGQVDVSGQQGGRVALLGQQVGLVGATVNASGGNGGGTVLVGGDYLGQGTIPNAAFTFVSPDSTLRADALSGGNGGKVIVWADQATRFYGTITAQGGAESGNGGFVETSGKQFLEVIGATVDTSARLGQVGTWLLDPFDLTISVSGDQNVTGLTTGPLFTPSSSPSNLNVTTLENALVVNDVTVSANKIDVLDSINFTGASDRTLTLNAAGEIEVQDGVSITSSIAALNLAFNANDSIKLNGSSSGISINTNGGSVQLLADADSSSGGALSITHAFILTGGADFVGFGTGDSNFSNGITITNSTLNTGSGHIFLTGNGFTSGSGNGNIGIKLDNSALITTGSGTINLTGIGGDGSGDQNYGILLQNSAQIIASGDGVITLNGTGGNGINDNYGVFLDGSTTSISANSGDITITGIGNGTGTNNYGILLQNGADISESGTGNLTLNGTGGNGTSSNVGILLFGAGTSVSSSGSGTMQLLGIGQGNSTTNIGVAILGGASVFASGSGSTLLDGTGGSGGTANHGVLLQGPTTSIQVTNGSLSIQGVANGSGSSQGIRIDSGVTISAIGSGDIDLQGTGAGISDGIFSTGSGNLIGGGSATGNISLTADRLTLDNVTVQGSGTLLIQPLSQSTSIGVGSGSSGTLNLNTTELANLVDGFTSITIGRSDSSGAMNIGTATLQDNLKLQTPSGGTMTFTGTLDLGGNNLTLKSGGTVTQSAGAIANVNGLELIGTGSYSLTSSTNDVNTLVANTNAVSFRDLDDLTIGTVGSTTGITTSNDSVNLQVGTNLAIDAPINLGNGNLTLNVGSGVSQTLSIVANGLELLGSGATYNLTGTNIINTLAGDIAALNFNNIASFTIGTVNSTNGLRVSGTTQLTSTSAVSQTQAVITPDLELLGSGSFTLTNGANDIDILASNTIGGVSFSDVDDLTIGSVLSASGMTTSNSDVSLQVGTTLTINAPISLGSGNLTLQVGTATTQDAATSESSGGAITAAGLVLLGNGSYDLWNSANDVSTLAANTNNLIHFTDQNGFNIGTVNTTNGVTTTGNLVLDAGGAVTQTQAIAAAGLGLLGSGSYTLENTANNVTTLAADTTGAISYIDADGLTIGSVNPTGITSTSGFYSYPHGQSHPGCPNCHYGNGDTLGSRSGQCLLK from the coding sequence GTGCAGTTAACGGGTTCAGGGGTAACCGTGCCCACCCAGACTGGGACAACCCTCGTTGCTGGGCAGGTGGATGTCAGTGGTCAGCAGGGTGGACGGGTGGCGCTGTTGGGTCAACAGGTGGGGCTGGTTGGTGCCACCGTTAATGCTTCCGGTGGCAATGGGGGGGGGACAGTTTTAGTAGGTGGAGATTACCTCGGTCAAGGCACGATTCCTAATGCCGCCTTTACCTTTGTCAGTCCTGACTCAACTCTGCGAGCCGATGCCCTCTCAGGGGGGAATGGGGGTAAAGTCATTGTTTGGGCCGATCAAGCCACCCGATTCTATGGCACAATCACAGCGCAAGGGGGGGCAGAGAGTGGGAATGGGGGCTTTGTTGAAACCTCCGGTAAACAGTTTTTAGAGGTGATTGGTGCAACGGTTGACACCTCTGCACGCCTGGGTCAGGTTGGGACGTGGTTGCTTGATCCCTTTGACCTCACCATTAGTGTGTCGGGCGATCAAAATGTCACTGGACTCACCACGGGGCCACTCTTTACTCCCAGTAGTTCTCCTTCCAACCTCAACGTTACGACTCTAGAGAATGCCTTAGTGGTCAACGATGTGACGGTGAGTGCGAATAAGATTGATGTCCTCGATTCTATTAACTTCACAGGAGCCTCGGATCGCACCCTGACCTTGAATGCTGCTGGGGAAATTGAGGTGCAAGATGGAGTCTCAATCACCAGTAGCATCGCTGCCCTGAACTTAGCTTTTAATGCCAACGATAGTATTAAACTCAATGGCAGCAGTAGCGGGATTTCCATTAATACCAACGGGGGTAGTGTCCAGCTTCTAGCCGATGCCGATAGCAGCAGTGGTGGTGCCTTGAGCATTACCCATGCCTTTATTCTGACCGGAGGTGCGGACTTTGTTGGTTTCGGCACTGGGGACAGCAATTTTAGTAATGGCATCACTATCACCAATAGCACCCTCAATACTGGGAGCGGTCACATTTTCCTGACAGGCAATGGCTTCACCAGTGGCTCGGGGAACGGGAACATCGGCATTAAGCTAGATAACAGTGCCTTAATCACCACCGGCAGTGGAACGATTAATCTTACAGGGATTGGAGGCGATGGTTCCGGCGATCAAAATTATGGGATTTTGTTGCAAAATAGCGCTCAAATTATTGCATCTGGGGATGGTGTGATTACCCTCAACGGGACGGGTGGTAATGGCATTAATGATAACTATGGAGTGTTTCTAGATGGTTCAACTACTTCGATCAGTGCCAATAGTGGTGATATCACCATCACAGGTATTGGTAATGGCACTGGCACTAATAACTATGGGATTTTGTTGCAAAATGGCGCTGATATTAGCGAATCAGGGACTGGTAATCTTACCCTCAACGGTACAGGGGGAAATGGCACCAGCAGTAATGTTGGCATACTGCTTTTTGGGGCAGGGACATCGGTCTCCTCTTCCGGTTCTGGCACCATGCAGCTGCTGGGGATAGGGCAAGGCAACAGTACTACGAATATTGGTGTCGCGATCCTAGGGGGAGCTAGCGTTTTTGCCTCCGGTAGTGGCAGTACCCTTTTGGATGGCACCGGGGGCAGTGGTGGCACTGCCAATCACGGTGTCTTATTGCAGGGACCAACTACCAGCATCCAGGTGACAAATGGCAGCCTGAGTATTCAAGGGGTTGCCAATGGCAGTGGCAGTAGCCAAGGAATTCGAATTGATAGTGGTGTCACCATCAGTGCCATTGGCTCAGGCGACATTGATTTGCAAGGGACTGGGGCTGGAATCAGTGATGGTATTTTTTCTACAGGCAGTGGCAATCTCATCGGGGGCGGGAGTGCCACGGGGAATATTAGTCTGACGGCGGATCGCCTGACCCTCGATAATGTGACCGTTCAAGGGTCAGGAACACTGCTGATTCAACCCTTGAGTCAAAGCACCAGTATTGGCGTTGGCAGCGGCTCATCCGGAACGCTGAATCTTAATACCACCGAACTGGCTAACTTAGTTGATGGCTTTACAAGCATCACCATTGGTCGCAGTGACAGCTCCGGGGCGATGAACATCGGTACTGCAACGTTGCAAGATAATTTAAAGCTCCAAACCCCAAGCGGTGGGACCATGACCTTCACGGGTACCCTCGATCTCGGCGGGAACAATCTCACCCTCAAATCGGGTGGAACAGTGACCCAATCCGCTGGGGCGATCGCGAATGTTAATGGATTGGAGCTGATCGGCACTGGGTCCTATAGCTTAACCAGCAGTACAAATGATGTAAATACCCTGGTCGCCAACACCAACGCCGTCAGCTTTCGAGATCTGGATGATCTCACCATTGGAACCGTTGGCTCCACCACAGGGATCACCACCAGCAATGATAGTGTCAATCTTCAGGTTGGTACAAACCTCGCGATTGATGCCCCGATCAATTTGGGTAATGGCAACCTGACTCTCAATGTGGGCAGCGGAGTCAGTCAAACCCTGTCCATTGTTGCCAATGGCCTGGAACTATTGGGGAGTGGGGCTACTTACAATCTCACGGGTACCAACATTATCAACACGTTAGCAGGGGATATCGCAGCACTGAACTTCAATAATATTGCTAGTTTCACCATTGGCACCGTCAATAGTACCAATGGGTTAAGGGTTTCCGGAACCACCCAATTGACCTCCACAAGCGCAGTCAGCCAAACCCAAGCGGTGATTACCCCGGATTTAGAACTTTTGGGAAGCGGTAGCTTTACCTTAACTAATGGGGCCAATGACATTGACATCTTGGCCAGTAATACTATCGGTGGGGTCAGCTTCAGCGATGTCGATGACCTCACCATCGGCAGCGTTTTGAGTGCATCGGGGATGACCACCAGTAATAGCGATGTCAGCCTTCAGGTGGGAACCACACTGACGATTAATGCCCCGATCAGTTTAGGGAGTGGCAACTTGACCCTCCAAGTGGGAACTGCAACCACCCAAGACGCGGCTACTAGTGAAAGCAGTGGCGGAGCCATTACAGCCGCGGGGCTGGTGTTATTGGGCAATGGCTCCTATGACTTGTGGAATAGCGCCAACGATGTCAGCACCCTGGCTGCTAACACGAATAATCTGATCCACTTTACGGATCAAAATGGATTTAACATCGGCACGGTCAATACAACCAATGGGGTGACAACCACTGGGAATCTGGTTTTAGACGCTGGAGGTGCAGTGACCCAAACCCAGGCGATCGCCGCTGCGGGTTTGGGGTTATTGGGAAGCGGCTCCTATACCCTGGAGAACACAGCCAACAATGTCACTACCCTGGCCGCCGACACAACCGGAGCCATTAGCTATATCGATGCAGATGGGCTGACAATTGGCAGTGTTAACCCCACTGGAATCACCAGTACCAGTGGTTTTTATTCGTACCCTCACGGGCAATCTCACCCTGGATGCCCCAATTGTCACTACGGGAACGGGGACACCCTTGGTTCTCGTAGCGGCCAATGCCTTCTTAAATAA
- a CDS encoding NifU family protein, with the protein MSQTLALTPDNVETVLDDLRPYLMADGGNVELVEIEGPVVKLRLQGACGSCPSSTMTLRMGIERRLREFIPEIAEVEQVL; encoded by the coding sequence ATGTCTCAGACCCTCGCCCTGACTCCTGACAATGTTGAAACGGTTCTAGACGACTTGCGTCCCTACCTGATGGCGGATGGCGGCAATGTTGAGCTGGTTGAGATCGAAGGCCCCGTGGTCAAGTTGCGCCTCCAGGGTGCCTGCGGTTCCTGTCCCAGTTCTACCATGACCCTACGGATGGGAATTGAGCGCCGCCTGCGGGAGTTTATTCCAGAAATTGCTGAAGTCGAACAAGTCTTATAG
- a CDS encoding metal-binding protein: protein MPAGRTHDRITLWSLPLVAGLSLTLTGKSDLTLLVSGSYLFSGLMFGPDLDILSRQYQRWGWLRWIWIPYRKLLRHRSWFSHGPIIGTTLRICYIACWMAGLAFVVLGLAIAISATLTTGQGFNFKPIQDLTTQGQNYLHQHQMEVIALFIGLELGAMSHAVSDWLGSTWKRLKFKP, encoded by the coding sequence ATGCCCGCGGGTCGCACCCATGACCGAATTACCCTCTGGAGTCTGCCCCTAGTGGCAGGACTGAGTCTTACCCTGACCGGAAAGAGCGATCTCACCCTCTTGGTCTCCGGCAGTTATTTATTTTCAGGGTTAATGTTTGGGCCGGATCTAGATATTCTCTCCCGTCAATATCAACGCTGGGGTTGGCTGCGTTGGATTTGGATCCCCTATCGCAAGCTGTTGCGACACCGCTCCTGGTTTTCCCATGGCCCGATTATTGGGACGACGCTGCGGATCTGTTACATTGCCTGCTGGATGGCAGGTCTGGCTTTCGTTGTCCTGGGTTTGGCGATCGCAATCAGTGCCACATTGACGACAGGACAGGGCTTTAACTTCAAGCCCATTCAGGATCTGACCACTCAGGGTCAGAATTACCTCCATCAGCACCAAATGGAGGTAATTGCCCTGTTTATCGGACTGGAATTGGGTGCCATGAGTCACGCGGTCAGCGATTGGCTAGGTTCTACCTGGAAACGCTTAAAGTTCAAGCCATAA
- a CDS encoding sensor histidine kinase, whose amino-acid sequence MMPPSIRCYRPRISSRWINPRACLQPDVSPGQSPEESLLLLTTAYQEHPNGLLLLYQAAPSPGWNAASIALVRELADQVGTAIAHATLFADARAMAQELRQVNDHLLQKHIELDDAREQAEVASRLKSEFLANTSHELRTPLNGMLGFLKLILDGMAEDPEEQAEFINEAYRSALHLLNIINDVLDIAKIEAGKLQIDVAPVNLGELLKDVADFTQPSAVQKDLEFKILPPPTQDDIVVLGNYQRLLQVMLNLVGNAIKFTHEGGVTIAAEVLKKKVVVNNQEFPGMVKIRVADTGIGVSLEKQDKLFQSFSQVDGSRTRQYGGTGLGLAISQRLVEAMGGVVNFYSMGEGLGATVTFTVPLYQEPVMISSQIGDRDNASRETRISR is encoded by the coding sequence ATGATGCCACCCTCCATCAGATGTTACAGACCGAGAATCTCTTCTCGCTGGATCAACCCCCGTGCCTGTCTGCAACCCGATGTCAGCCCTGGACAAAGCCCAGAAGAATCCTTGTTGCTGCTCACCACTGCCTACCAGGAACACCCCAATGGCCTGCTGTTGCTCTATCAGGCGGCTCCCTCACCCGGTTGGAACGCTGCCAGCATTGCCCTCGTCCGGGAACTGGCGGATCAGGTGGGAACGGCGATCGCCCACGCCACTTTATTTGCTGACGCCCGCGCCATGGCCCAGGAATTGCGACAGGTCAACGATCACCTGCTGCAAAAACACATCGAGCTCGACGATGCTCGGGAGCAGGCTGAAGTTGCCTCGCGCCTCAAAAGTGAGTTTCTCGCCAATACCTCCCACGAACTGCGCACCCCCCTGAATGGGATGTTGGGATTTTTGAAGTTGATCCTGGATGGCATGGCGGAAGACCCGGAAGAACAAGCGGAGTTCATCAACGAAGCCTATCGCTCAGCCCTGCATTTGCTAAATATCATTAACGATGTCTTAGACATCGCCAAAATTGAAGCCGGGAAGCTGCAAATTGATGTGGCTCCTGTCAACCTAGGGGAATTGCTCAAGGATGTAGCCGACTTTACCCAACCCAGTGCTGTTCAAAAAGATCTCGAATTTAAAATTTTGCCTCCCCCGACACAGGACGACATTGTGGTGTTGGGCAATTACCAACGGCTGTTACAGGTGATGTTAAATCTGGTGGGCAATGCGATTAAATTTACCCATGAGGGAGGTGTCACCATTGCGGCGGAGGTGCTGAAAAAGAAAGTTGTGGTTAACAATCAAGAGTTCCCAGGGATGGTGAAGATCCGGGTTGCGGATACGGGCATCGGCGTTTCCCTGGAAAAGCAGGACAAATTGTTCCAATCCTTCAGTCAGGTGGATGGTTCTCGCACCCGTCAGTACGGAGGCACGGGCCTAGGACTGGCAATTTCCCAGCGCTTGGTGGAAGCCATGGGCGGTGTGGTGAATTTCTACAGTATGGGGGAAGGCTTGGGGGCTACCGTTACCTTTACTGTTCCCTTATATCAAGAACCTGTGATGATCTCGTCTCAAATCGGCGATCGCGACAATGCCAGCCGAGAAACCCGTATCAGCCGCTAG
- a CDS encoding CHAT domain-containing protein, with product MVFIRTLTGNLTLDAPIVTTGTGTPLVLVAANAFLNNVGSSALSAPNGRFLVYSVDPANNQLNGLSGSEQFSSPYPTDATFRGDGFLYEASQPTVTPTPTPTPTPTPTTTPTATPTPIPSSQSSEPDVLTISEVDQGQIAQDLQSSPQVPPVPTVITVPIAPLDTTVTTLDQSFTGDYESYLNLPVESPIRTLQDAQALLQDVEKETGIKPALIYVDFVPVSLQAKQQAKNKALPGNKPHQDDDQLELLLITGKGAPIRKRIPQATRAQVLALAQTFRREVSDPRKTRTNSYLPASQQLYQWIMEPLATDLQAQKVTNLSFLLDAGLRTMPLAALHNSQKFLIEQYSIGLMPSLSLTDTRRINLKQAQVLGMGISESTQGQSPLPAVPIELKTIVGRLWPGQIFLNDTATLENLKTARSRQPYSIIHLATHGDFQGGAIGNSYIQFWNQRLQMDQIRQLGLSSPPVDLLTLSACRTAVGDEQAELGFAGMAVQSGVRTAVASLWYVGDAATAALMTKFYSSLRTSSIKAEALRQAQATMAEGRVSIERSQLQGLGFVTSLLLPTSSTADLPDKELSHPYYWAAFTVVGNPW from the coding sequence GTGGTTTTTATTCGTACCCTCACGGGCAATCTCACCCTGGATGCCCCAATTGTCACTACGGGAACGGGGACACCCTTGGTTCTCGTAGCGGCCAATGCCTTCTTAAATAATGTTGGCTCATCGGCATTGTCAGCTCCCAATGGGCGTTTTCTAGTCTACTCCGTTGATCCTGCCAACAATCAATTAAACGGTCTCTCAGGTTCAGAGCAGTTTTCCTCGCCCTACCCTACCGATGCGACCTTCAGGGGTGATGGTTTCCTTTACGAAGCGTCCCAACCCACTGTAACTCCGACACCGACGCCGACGCCGACGCCGACACCGACCACCACCCCCACCGCCACGCCAACCCCCATCCCCAGCTCACAGTCTTCAGAGCCTGATGTGTTGACGATTTCGGAGGTGGATCAGGGACAGATCGCCCAAGACTTACAAAGTTCTCCCCAAGTACCTCCTGTCCCCACCGTGATTACGGTGCCGATCGCCCCCCTGGACACAACCGTCACCACCCTTGACCAAAGCTTTACGGGAGATTACGAGTCCTATCTCAATCTTCCCGTCGAGTCACCGATCCGTACCCTCCAAGATGCCCAAGCCCTACTCCAAGATGTCGAGAAGGAAACAGGAATTAAGCCCGCTTTAATCTACGTTGACTTTGTGCCAGTTTCATTGCAAGCGAAGCAACAAGCCAAAAACAAAGCCTTACCGGGCAATAAACCCCATCAAGATGATGACCAACTGGAATTGCTGCTGATCACAGGGAAGGGGGCACCGATTCGCAAACGGATTCCCCAAGCAACTCGTGCCCAAGTCTTAGCCCTTGCCCAGACCTTCCGTCGAGAAGTCTCTGACCCGCGCAAAACTCGAACGAACAGTTACTTGCCCGCGTCCCAGCAGTTGTATCAGTGGATCATGGAGCCGCTGGCAACAGACTTACAGGCGCAGAAGGTCACCAACCTCTCCTTCCTACTGGATGCAGGGTTGCGTACCATGCCCCTCGCAGCTCTCCACAATAGTCAGAAGTTTTTGATTGAGCAGTATAGTATCGGGTTAATGCCGAGTTTAAGTTTGACGGATACTCGCCGCATCAACCTCAAACAAGCTCAGGTATTGGGCATGGGCATTTCTGAGAGTACCCAGGGACAATCCCCCCTGCCGGCGGTTCCCATTGAGTTAAAGACCATTGTCGGGCGTCTCTGGCCGGGGCAGATATTTCTCAACGATACAGCAACCCTGGAAAATCTCAAGACCGCTCGCAGCCGCCAACCCTATAGCATTATCCACCTGGCAACCCATGGTGATTTTCAGGGGGGGGCGATCGGCAATTCCTACATTCAATTTTGGAACCAACGACTACAGATGGATCAAATCCGCCAATTGGGTTTAAGTTCTCCCCCTGTAGATTTGCTAACCTTGAGTGCTTGTCGCACAGCCGTGGGAGATGAGCAAGCAGAACTAGGGTTTGCCGGCATGGCGGTGCAGTCCGGGGTGAGAACTGCGGTGGCCAGTCTTTGGTATGTGGGAGATGCGGCCACCGCAGCACTGATGACGAAGTTTTATAGTTCGCTGCGAACCTCCTCCATTAAGGCAGAAGCACTTCGGCAGGCCCAGGCAACCATGGCGGAAGGGCGGGTATCGATTGAGCGAAGTCAGTTACAGGGTTTAGGTTTTGTCACTTCCTTATTACTGCCGACATCGAGCACCGCAGACCTACCAGACAAAGAGTTATCCCATCCGTACTACTGGGCTGCCTTCACCGTTGTGGGGAATCCCTGGTAG
- a CDS encoding filamentous hemagglutinin N-terminal domain-containing protein gives MATISMVITSYNRAKQQWAVWQPLPRLAAALPLLACLLTSPGLAQSIRSNGDSTGTVVTVEGNRYNISGGSLSGDGHNLFQSFRDFNLNPNEIANFLSTPAIQNILGRVNGGNPSIINGLIQVTGSNANLYLLNPSGIIFGSNAALNVPAAFTATTANGIGFGGNNWFSATGNNPYSLLNGAPTSFAFSATNPGSIINVGHLAVGVDQSLNLIAGSVINTGSLTAPGGQITVVAVPGEQVLRLSQPGSLLSLEIQPLASSSTQPQNWQLPIASLPQLLTGG, from the coding sequence ATGGCGACGATCTCAATGGTGATCACCAGCTACAATCGAGCCAAGCAGCAATGGGCGGTCTGGCAACCGTTGCCCCGACTTGCCGCTGCCCTGCCACTGCTGGCCTGCCTGCTGACTTCTCCGGGTCTTGCCCAATCCATCCGCAGTAATGGCGACAGCACAGGCACCGTGGTCACCGTGGAGGGGAATCGCTACAACATCAGCGGTGGTAGTCTCTCCGGGGATGGTCACAACCTATTCCAAAGCTTCAGAGACTTCAACCTCAACCCCAACGAAATCGCCAACTTCCTCTCCACCCCTGCCATCCAAAACATTCTTGGCCGTGTCAATGGGGGCAATCCTTCGATCATTAACGGCCTGATCCAAGTCACGGGCAGCAACGCCAACCTCTACCTGCTCAACCCCTCCGGGATCATCTTTGGCTCCAACGCCGCCCTCAATGTTCCCGCTGCCTTCACCGCCACCACTGCCAACGGCATTGGTTTTGGTGGTAACAACTGGTTTAGTGCCACGGGCAATAACCCCTACAGCCTGCTCAATGGGGCTCCCACCAGCTTTGCGTTTAGCGCCACCAACCCCGGCAGCATTATCAACGTCGGTCATTTAGCGGTCGGAGTGGATCAGAGTCTAAATCTGATCGCCGGCAGTGTCATCAACACCGGCAGCCTTACTGCACCAGGGGGGCAGATCACCGTGGTTGCAGTGCCTGGAGAACAGGTGCTGCGGCTGAGTCAACCGGGAAGTCTCTTGAGTTTAGAGATTCAGCCCCTCGCGAGTAGCAGTACCCAACCCCAGAATTGGCAGTTACCCATTGCCTCCTTGCCCCAGTTATTGACCGGGGGGTAA
- a CDS encoding type IV pilin-like G/H family protein, translating into MRETAGIRPQSKSWRWGTALAAAMVTLGVTPWVQAQDSRISALQAQAQSAVTAMTEAQQTFYLRNRYFANYFGPLQSLKRFPTPPEYTYAIRTTTRGAYHYAIPQSRTLKAFVSAVFLTGKQTNQGRPEMVTIICKARVAGAIRPADPNYKPEDSNYQRPSSVGCGNGTLDVNAPLEPPAPSFPAPTDGTTPLPPP; encoded by the coding sequence GTGAGGGAGACAGCAGGTATCAGACCCCAAAGCAAATCATGGCGATGGGGCACTGCCCTAGCGGCGGCCATGGTTACCTTGGGAGTCACCCCATGGGTTCAGGCTCAAGATTCCCGCATCTCGGCGCTTCAAGCTCAGGCTCAATCGGCGGTAACGGCTATGACCGAAGCGCAGCAAACCTTCTATCTCAGAAATCGTTACTTCGCCAACTACTTTGGCCCCCTCCAGTCCCTTAAACGCTTTCCGACGCCGCCGGAATATACCTATGCAATTCGCACCACCACCCGGGGTGCTTACCACTATGCAATCCCCCAGAGCCGCACTCTCAAAGCTTTTGTTAGCGCGGTGTTTCTGACCGGAAAGCAGACAAACCAGGGTCGTCCTGAGATGGTGACTATCATCTGTAAAGCTAGAGTCGCTGGAGCGATTCGTCCCGCCGACCCCAACTATAAGCCAGAGGACTCCAACTATCAGCGGCCCAGTAGTGTCGGCTGCGGCAATGGCACCCTGGATGTGAATGCCCCCCTGGAACCTCCCGCTCCCTCCTTCCCAGCTCCGACGGACGGCACCACGCCCCTACCGCCGCCTTAG